A stretch of DNA from Candidatus Pantoea bituminis:
GATTACACAACAGGCGCGTCGTCCGTTTTTGACCTTCAGCGGCGAAGCGACGGTGAACGTATTACAGCTGAATATGGCGCTGGATGCGATGCCAGCAAACCCTTAATAAGGACGCTATGAACGACGAGCCTTTGCGGCCCAATCCCGATGCGCTGCTGCAGGAAAACAGCGACAGCCATCGCGGCAAGCTGAAAATCTATTTTGGTGCCTGCGCGGGCGTCGGGAAAACTTACGCCATGCTGCAAGAGGCACAGCGCATGCGGGCGCAAGAATTGGATGTATTGGTCGGCGTGGTAGAAACCCATGAACGGCCTGAGACGGCGCAGCTGCTGGAAGGTCTGGCGCTGTTGCCACGCCGCGCGACGGGGCGTTCGCGCCATGCCGAGTTCGATCTTGATGCTGCGCTGGCACGCCATCCTGCGGTCATCCTGATGGACGAACTGGCGCACACCAATGTGCAGGGGTCACGTCATCCAAAGCGCTGGCAGGATATTGAAGAGTTGCTGGAGGCGGGCATTGACGTACTCACCACCGTCAACGTTCAGCACCTTGAAAGCCTCAACGATGTTGTTGGCGGCGTGACCGGCATTCAGGTGCGCGAAACCGTGCCCGATCCCTTTTTCGACAGCGCCGATGAAGTGGTATTGGTCGATTTGCCGCCGGATGACCTGCGCCAGCGGCTGAAAGAGGGCAAGGTTTACATGGGTGAGCGCGCTGAACGCGCCATCGAAAATTTCTTCCGCAAAGGTAACTTGTTTGCACTGCGTGAGTTGGCGCTACGCCGCACCGCCGATCGTGTTGATGACCAGATGCGTGCCTGGCGCGACCGTCAAGGCAGCGATCGCGTATGGCATACGCGTGACGCCATTTTGCTGTGCATTGGCGACGACAGTGGCAGCGAAAAATTAGTGCGCAGCGCGGCGCGGCTCGCCGCCAGGTTGGGCAGCGAATGGCATGCGGTTTACGTTGAGACGCCGCGGCTGAATCGCCTGCCAGAAGCCCGCCGTCGTGCCATTCTCCGCACCTTGCAACTGGCGCAAGAGCTGGGCGCAGAAACCGCTACGCTCTCCGATCCTGATGAAGCCCAGGCGGTGCTGCGTTACGCACGCGAACACAATCTTGGCAAAATTGTAATGGGTCGCCGTCCGGTACGCCGCTGGCGACGCGATAGCTTTGCCGAGCGTCTGGGTCAGCTCGGCCCGGATGTCGATTTATTGGTAGTGGCGCTGAATGAGCCGGTAAAGGATGCGCCGCATCCACTGGCGGAGGGACGCATTAGCAACGATAAATGGCGGTTGCACCTGCGTGGCTGCTTTATGGCGCTGGTGTTGTGCGTGCTGGTGACGGCGGTGGGGCAAACGTTGCTGATCGGTTTCGATCCCGCTAACAGCGTGATGATCTACTTGCTGGCGGTGGTGATCGTCGCGCTGCGTTATGGACGCTTGCCTTCGGTCATTGCGACCATTTTGAACATTCTCGCTTTCGATCTGTTTTTTGTCGCGCCGACCGGCACGGTTGCGGTTTCCGATTTGCAATATTTGGTGACCTTTGCGGTGATGCTGGCGGTGGGGGTGATTGTCGGGAATCTCACCGCTGGCGTGCGCTATCAGGCGCGGGTTGCACGTTACCGCGAACAGCGGGCGCGCTATCTGTATGAAATGGCGAAATCGCTGAGCAGCGCATTAACGCCGCAGGATATCGCTGCGACCAGCCAGCGGGTAATTGACGTTACGTTACAGGCGCACAGTCTGCTGCTGCTGCCGGATGAGCAGGGTGAGTTACAGTCTATTGGTGATGCGCTACCCGCCAACGAACCGGATCGCGCTATCGCCAAGTGGAGCTTCAGCAAAGGCCAACCCGCAGGCGCGGGCACTGACACCTTGTCCGCCGTGCCTTATCAAATCCTGCCGCTCAAAAGTGGTGCGCTGTGTCGCGGTTTGCTGGTGGTTGAGCCACAAAACCTGCGCCAGTTGATGATTCCTGAGCAGCAGCGGTTGGTCGAAACCTTTACCGTGCTGATCGCTAACGCATTAGAGCGTATAGCACTTTCGCAGAGTGAAGCAGCGTCGCGCTTGTCAGCAGAACGTGAACAGTTGAGGAATGCACTGCTTTCGGCGCTATCCCACGATTTGCGCACGCCGCTGACGGTGCTGTTTGGGCAGGCGGAAATGTTGATGCTCGATCTCGCCAGCGAAGATGAAAAATATGTGCAGCAGGCCAGCCAGATTCGCGAACAGACGTTGAGCACGATTCGGCTGGTGAGCAATATGTTGGATATGGCGCGTATCCAATCGGGCGGTTTGAATTTACGTGAAGAGTGGCTGGCGCTGGAAGAGGTGATTGGCGGCGCCCTCAGCAGCATGGCTGCCTCGCTGAAAGGGCAACATATTCAGCTGGAGTTACCGCCAGAGATGGTACTGATCAAAGGCGACAGCACGCTGCTTGAGCGGGTGTTGACCAATTTGATTGAAAACAGCCTGAAATATGCGGGTCACGGCGCACCTCGCGGCATCAAGGCGTGGCAGGAAAAAGACCGGCTGGAACTGGCAATTTGGGACGGCGGGCCGGGCATTGCCGAGGCAGAGTTAACCCGTATCTTTGATAAGTTTGCGCGCGGGAATAAGGAATCGGCGGTGCCGGGTGTGGGCCTGGGTTTAGCTATCTGCAAAACCATTATTGAAAGCCACGGCGGGCAGATTTGGGCAGAGAATCGTCCACAGGGTGGCGCATCATTTCGCTTATCATTGCCGCTGCCGCCCGTGCCGGAAATTTCTGAAGAGGCACTGAAATAACTTCACAGTTCCTCGGTTATACTGCCCAGCTTATTTGATCATTATTGGGAAATTATGGAACGTTTTACCGAAAACCTGATGTATGCATCCCGCTGGTTGTTGGCTCCGGTTTACATTGGACTTTCGCTGGGATTGCTGGCGCTAACCATCAAATTTTTTCAGGAGATTGTTCACCTGTTGCCCAACATTTTCAGCGTGGCGGAAAACGATCTGATTTTAATCCTGCTGTCGTTGGTCGACATGGCGCTGGTGGGAGGGTTGTTGGTAATGGTGATGCTGTCGGGCTATGAAAACTTTGTTTCTAAACTCGACATTGATGAAGACAAAGAGAAGCTGAGCTGGCTGGGCAAGATGGATTCTGGCTCGTTAAAAAACAAGGTTGCGGCCTCGATTGTGGCGATCTCGTCTATCCATTTGCTGCGCGTGTTTATGGAAGCGCGCAATGTCGCTAATGACAAGCTGATGTGGTACGTGATTATTCACCTGACCTTTGTGCTGTCTGCGTTTGTGATGGGCTGGCTGGACAATATGTCGCGTAACCAAAAGAAAGATTATTAGGAAATTAAGCGGTGGCCAGGGCTTGTGCCACTTCAATACCAGCATGCGGCAGCGTCTCCTTCCCCGCGTCGCGGGGAAGGCTGGGATGGGGGACAGCGCGCAGATGAGTCGTTTGTCCCCCACCTCGGTCCTCCCCATAAATGGGGGAGGAAGACGCTGCAATATGTCAGCTCAATACCAGCATGTGGCAGCGTCTCCTTCCTCCGCGTCGCGGGGAAGGCCGGGATGGGGGATAGCGCGCAGAGGAAGTCGTTTGTCCCCCACCTCGGTCCTCCCCATAAATGGGGGAGGAAGACGCTGCAATATGTCAGCTCAATACCAGCATGTGGCAGCGTCTCCTTCCTCCGCGTCGCGGGGAAGGCCGGGATGGGGGATAGCGCGCAGAGGAAGTCGTTTGTCCCCCACCTCAATCCTCCCCCATAAATGGGGAGGAAGACGCTGAAATATGTCAGCTCAATACCAGCATGTGGCAGCGTCTCCTTCCCCGCGTCGCGGGGAAGGCCGGGATGGGGGATAGCGCGCACCTTCCAAACCTAACGTGATGCTGGCCTTGTACCTGCCAGCGTAGGCATTACATCTTTAATCATTGCAAAAAACTGGGTTAGCCTTGCCGGGTAATAACTTGCCCACGGATAAGTTAGCCAAATGGGCAGCGGCGGTGCTTGCCATTCCGGCGTCAGTTGAATGAGCCGTCCAGCAGCCAAATCCTCCTGCACTACCCAAGCCGACACGATCGCTGCACCCATTCCTGCTAAAGCCGCTTTGCGCACCGCATATAAGCTGTCGCTGCTCAACCTTGGCGTAATAGCCAGATTCACGGGCTGTCCATCCTGAACTCGCTGCAATGCCACTTCATTACGATAAAAACTGGTCAGCGCCAGCCAAGGCAAATCACACAATTGTTCAACCTGTTCGACAGGAGCGTGCTGTGCCAATACGTCTGGCGATGCCACTACAATGCGCGGAACTTCAGCCAGTAAAATCGCCACCAGCGAGGTGTCTGTCGGTGCACCGACCTGAATCGCGCAGTCCACGTTCTCTGCCATAAAATCGGGCGTGCGATCGTTTAACATCCACTCGACATTCAGGCGTGGATAACGCCGCAGGTAGTCGAGCAGCGGGGCGATCAGCTGATCTTGACCAAATGCATGCGGCGCACGCACGCGCAATGTTCCTACCGGATCGTCGCTGGCACGCGTCAAATCGTCTTCAAGCGCATACCAGGTTGCCAGCAGCTGCCGCGCTTGCGCATAGCAACGTTCACCATCATCGGTGAGTTTCAGCGCATGGGTAGTGCGCATAATCAGTTTCAGGCCGAGCCGCTGCTCCAGCGTCTGCAAGCGACGACTGATGGTCGGCTGCGTAGTGCCAAGTTGTTGCGCTGCGGCTGACAGACTGCCGCTCTCAACAATGCGGATAAAAGTTTGCATTAGCTCAATGCGATCACTGCTGATGGGGTTGCTCATACGCCTCGCGCATAACGGTTTTGCTTTTAAGCAGTCTACCGCGTATAGCCGCAATGCGCTTTAATGTGCGAAATGAATTTATAGGAAGAGATTATGTCAGCAGTTAACAGCATCAATAGCGACCAGGCCGAAGCCCTTCCGGGCCCGTTGGTTTTTACACTCGCAGCAGGCGCGGGTTTAAGCGTGGCGTCGATTTACTACAGCCAGCCCATGCTGGATATCATCAGCAAGCAATTCAACGTGGGCGTTGGCGCGGTGGGCATGGTACCGATGCTGACGCAGGCGGGTTATGCGTTGGGCATTTTACTGCTGGCACCGCTCGGCGACCGACACGATCGCCGCACCATTATATTAATCAAAGGGCTGCTGTTAATGGCGGCGCTGCTGCTGTGTGGATTTTCGGGTGGTCTGAGTGCGCTGCTGGTTGCCAGCTTTGCTACCGGATTAACCGCCACTGTGGCGCAGGATATCGTTCCCGCTTCTGCAGCGTTAGCACCAGAGCGCAGCCGCGGCAAAACAGTTGGCACCGTCATGACGGGTTTGCTGGTGGGGATTTTGCTGTCACGCGTAGTGAGCGGCGTAGTGGCGGAATATTTCGGCTGGCGCACCATGTATATGATCGCTGCGCTGGCGGTGCTTTTCATTAGCCTGGCGCTGTGGCGCGTGCTGCCACGCTTTACGCCGGGCACATCGGTGAGCTATCCACGTTTACTGCTGTCGTTGGTGCATCTCTGGCGTCAGCATCAAACATTGCGCCGTGCCGCGTTAGCGCAAGGATTGTTATCGGTGGGTTTCAGCGCCTTTTGGTCAACGTTAGCGATCATGCTTAGCGAGCGGTTTCATTTCGACAGCGCCGTTGCGGGTGCATTTGGTTTGGCCGGCGCGGCGGGCGCATTGGCTGCGCCGCTGGCAGGCAGCGTAGCCGACCGCATCGGCCCGGCACGCGTTACCCAAGTGGGCGCAGCGTTAGTGACCGTTTCTTTCGCCTTGATGTTTTTACTGCCGCTGCTGCCGATGCCTGCTCAGCTAGCATTGATCATCATCAGTACCGTCGGTTTTGATTTAGGCGTGCAGGCCACCTTGGTCGCCCACCAAACATTGGTTTATGGCCTTGCCCCGGAAGCGCGTAGCCGCCTGAATGCCTTGCTGTTTACCGTTGTCTTTATTGGGATGGCAAGCGGTGCAGCCTTGGGAAGCCTGGCGCTGGCGCATTGGGGTTGGAACGGCGTGGTGGCGTTATCCACGTTAGCCGGAGCAGCGAGTTTGGCGGTGCGCTTTGCCAGTCGCCATCTTAAAAACTGATTATATTGTGCTTGCCATGACGCTCACCTCATTTTCAAAAGATGTGCCAGGATTAAAGATAATCTGGAAATAATTGGAGCGTTATGGATTTTCTCGCCTGGACAGCCGCAACCGGCTGTCTGCTACTGCTTATGTCACTGGCTGCCGGTTGGATACACCGTGGGCCAGTGACCTCATTTGGACTTTTTCTGGTTGCAGGCGTGTTATGCGGCCCGTGGGTTTTTAACGTCCTGCAAATTGACATTATCCGCCATTCCGAGCTGGTAGCGCACATCACTGAAATCACCATGGCAGCGTCGCTGTTCATCACTGGGTTAAAATTGCGTTTGCCGTTAAAAGCGCGCAGCTGGCGTACTGGCGTCAGGCTGGCGTTCCCGGCTATGCTGCTCACTGTTGCCGCAATGACTGCGCTGGTGCACTGGATAATTGGTTTTGACTGGCCGCTGTCGCTGGCGTTTGGCGCAATTGTCGCACCCACCGATCCGGTGCTGGCGAGTCTGATTTCTGTTAACGATGCGCGTGACGATGATTCACTGCGTGTCGCAATCTCAAGTGAAGCTGGCATGAATGATGGCTCGGCATTGCCGTTGCTGGTTTTGGCGTTGGCGCTGTTTAACGGTAAAAGCGTGAACGGCACGCTGCTGACACATTGGGGCGCGACTGAGGTGCTTTGGGCGATTGGCGGTGGTTTGCTGATTGGCTTTGTGCTTGGGCGATTGATCGGCTCGCTGGCAACCAATTTACGTAGTGCGCATGGTAATGTCGCACCCAATGATTTTCTTGCGCTGGCGCTGATCGCCCTGAGTTATGCGTTGACACAATGGCTGGGTGCGTCTGGCTTTCTCGCTGCGTTTGCTGCCGGCGTAGGCTTACGTCGTGCCGAGCTGGGGTGTTCAAACGCTATCAAACGGATGATATG
This window harbors:
- the kdpD gene encoding two-component system sensor histidine kinase KdpD, yielding MNDEPLRPNPDALLQENSDSHRGKLKIYFGACAGVGKTYAMLQEAQRMRAQELDVLVGVVETHERPETAQLLEGLALLPRRATGRSRHAEFDLDAALARHPAVILMDELAHTNVQGSRHPKRWQDIEELLEAGIDVLTTVNVQHLESLNDVVGGVTGIQVRETVPDPFFDSADEVVLVDLPPDDLRQRLKEGKVYMGERAERAIENFFRKGNLFALRELALRRTADRVDDQMRAWRDRQGSDRVWHTRDAILLCIGDDSGSEKLVRSAARLAARLGSEWHAVYVETPRLNRLPEARRRAILRTLQLAQELGAETATLSDPDEAQAVLRYAREHNLGKIVMGRRPVRRWRRDSFAERLGQLGPDVDLLVVALNEPVKDAPHPLAEGRISNDKWRLHLRGCFMALVLCVLVTAVGQTLLIGFDPANSVMIYLLAVVIVALRYGRLPSVIATILNILAFDLFFVAPTGTVAVSDLQYLVTFAVMLAVGVIVGNLTAGVRYQARVARYREQRARYLYEMAKSLSSALTPQDIAATSQRVIDVTLQAHSLLLLPDEQGELQSIGDALPANEPDRAIAKWSFSKGQPAGAGTDTLSAVPYQILPLKSGALCRGLLVVEPQNLRQLMIPEQQRLVETFTVLIANALERIALSQSEAASRLSAEREQLRNALLSALSHDLRTPLTVLFGQAEMLMLDLASEDEKYVQQASQIREQTLSTIRLVSNMLDMARIQSGGLNLREEWLALEEVIGGALSSMAASLKGQHIQLELPPEMVLIKGDSTLLERVLTNLIENSLKYAGHGAPRGIKAWQEKDRLELAIWDGGPGIAEAELTRIFDKFARGNKESAVPGVGLGLAICKTIIESHGGQIWAENRPQGGASFRLSLPLPPVPEISEEALK
- a CDS encoding TIGR00645 family protein encodes the protein MERFTENLMYASRWLLAPVYIGLSLGLLALTIKFFQEIVHLLPNIFSVAENDLILILLSLVDMALVGGLLVMVMLSGYENFVSKLDIDEDKEKLSWLGKMDSGSLKNKVAASIVAISSIHLLRVFMEARNVANDKLMWYVIIHLTFVLSAFVMGWLDNMSRNQKKDY
- a CDS encoding LysR family transcriptional regulator; protein product: MSNPISSDRIELMQTFIRIVESGSLSAAAQQLGTTQPTISRRLQTLEQRLGLKLIMRTTHALKLTDDGERCYAQARQLLATWYALEDDLTRASDDPVGTLRVRAPHAFGQDQLIAPLLDYLRRYPRLNVEWMLNDRTPDFMAENVDCAIQVGAPTDTSLVAILLAEVPRIVVASPDVLAQHAPVEQVEQLCDLPWLALTSFYRNEVALQRVQDGQPVNLAITPRLSSDSLYAVRKAALAGMGAAIVSAWVVQEDLAAGRLIQLTPEWQAPPLPIWLTYPWASYYPARLTQFFAMIKDVMPTLAGTRPASR
- a CDS encoding MFS transporter, with the protein product MSAVNSINSDQAEALPGPLVFTLAAGAGLSVASIYYSQPMLDIISKQFNVGVGAVGMVPMLTQAGYALGILLLAPLGDRHDRRTIILIKGLLLMAALLLCGFSGGLSALLVASFATGLTATVAQDIVPASAALAPERSRGKTVGTVMTGLLVGILLSRVVSGVVAEYFGWRTMYMIAALAVLFISLALWRVLPRFTPGTSVSYPRLLLSLVHLWRQHQTLRRAALAQGLLSVGFSAFWSTLAIMLSERFHFDSAVAGAFGLAGAAGALAAPLAGSVADRIGPARVTQVGAALVTVSFALMFLLPLLPMPAQLALIIISTVGFDLGVQATLVAHQTLVYGLAPEARSRLNALLFTVVFIGMASGAALGSLALAHWGWNGVVALSTLAGAASLAVRFASRHLKN